The proteins below come from a single Cannabis sativa cultivar Pink pepper isolate KNU-18-1 chromosome 3, ASM2916894v1, whole genome shotgun sequence genomic window:
- the LOC115717983 gene encoding uncharacterized protein LOC115717983, with protein sequence MAPELKLPITSHFTGRLTYRGTDRFRYIKAKFTEMDLVETVKASPFGHFWEAGELTFSGALVHSLLLRKMKVDTEKEDEVWFHVGRNDMRFGRIEFGLITGLPIGSAPTDEEIHAKSNDHLVRTYFEGKSSVQLDSLMLQLERCEDKDDAYKLGLIAFIEGVLVSKEGNVQVWPEMLKFVNDLDFFFKYPWGERAFRKLMETLGKNMQHYKDNVDKKKGKKIAQEAKYTVSGYVPAFQYWAYEAIEKLGKKYAHCNGTKFPRMLSWKTPEGQRKQDVKATDIALLFNSRLVVKKCLFPRPSEEAYFKSINEGRAPLCFEMDVEQTWTLMTINEAVTKANLVPPPPAPEVHEPSTSAGPSALTSTTVDTDLVKRLDSIEARLEKLESQQEAVMLAQTGLVNSHLSMRRSFTESQKDLKETLLAKMDELMAMVKGAPTPGEPTSAPQNEEQQASDNEDVFPEDWEADDNEAPSTPLEAIITAIGDTQSQDEVLLLPAPPENVPFVRKRKPPTYLNDYTAEKKKRRVLPENVDPERPADRRLLRTFKRWLIGDIPNARPRNVHTGVGDVKFFTVLFLRSEWLHDDHIDAISHLMRRRRHHFPELYPRRIWSCQTGDRSTFEWPDAVKPVLSGYGEPVHARLEGFELHILLPVLRSSKTLGSLLR encoded by the exons ATGGCTCCTGAACTTAAACTTCCAATTACCTCTCATTTCACGGGACGTCTTACCTATCGGGGTACAGATAGGTTCAGATATATCAAGGCCAAGTTTACTGAGATGGATTTGGTTGAGACAGTGAAGGCTAGTCCTTTCGGACACTTTTGGGAAGCTGGAGAGTTAACTTTCTCCGGCGCGTTGGTCCACAGCCTCCTCTTACGAAAaatgaaagtggacacagaaaagGAGGATGAGGTTTGGTTTCATGTAGGGAGAAATGACATGAGATTCGGACGGATAGAGTTTGGACTCATTACTGGCTTACCTATAGGTAGTGCCCCTACAGACGAGGAAATACACGCCAAGTCCAACGACCATCTAGTTCGGACTTATTTTGAAGGGAAGAGTTCTGTTCAGTTGGACTCCCTTATGCTCCAACTTGAGAGGTGCGAAGATAAAGATGATGCCTACAAGCTTGGACTGATCGCTTTCATTGAAGGTGTATTAGTATCAAAGGAGGGCAATGTCCAAGTTTGGCCTGAGATGTTGAAGTTTGTTAACGATCTCGACTTCTTCTTTAAGTATCCGTGGGGCGAGCGCGCTTTTCGTAAGCTGATGGAGACATTAGGAAAGAATATGCAACATTACAAGGATAATGTTGACAAGAAGAAGGGGAAGAAGATTGCTCAGGAGGCAAAGTACACAGTTAGTGGCTATGTACCTGCCTTTCAGTACTGGGCATACGAAGCAATTGAGAAGTTGGGGAAGAAGTATGCCCACTGCAACGGGACCAAGTTCCCCAGAATGTTGAGCTGGAAAACACCGGAGGGCCAGCGGAAACAAGATGTCAAGGCAACCGACATTGCACTGTTATTCAACAGTCGG TTGGTGGTGAAGAAGTGCTTGTTTCCCCGGCCCAGTGAAGAGGCATACTTCAAGAGTATTAATGAGGGTAGAGCCCCTCTTTGCTTTGAGATGGACGTAGAACAAACGTGGACGTTGATG ACCATCAACGAGGCCGTGACAAAGGCAAATTTAGTTCCACCACCACCGGCACCTGAAGTACACGAGCCATCTACTTCAGCAGGTCCTTCTGCTCTAACCAGTACAACTGTGGACACTGACCTTGTAAAGAGGTTGGATAGCATTGAGGCCCGGCTGGAGAAGCTTGAGTCCCAGCAGGAAGCCGTCATGTTGGCACAGACGGGGTTAGTAAATAGCCATCTCAGTATGAGGCGGTCCTTCACAGAGAGTCAGAAAGATCTGAAGGAGACTCTACTGGCTAAGATGGACGAGTTGATGGCTATGGTAAAAGGAGCGCCCACACCTGGAGAGCCCACATCTGCACCGCAAAATGAGGAACAACAGGCGAGTGATAACGAAGATGTCTTCCCAGAAGATTGGGAAGCAGATGATAACGAGGCACCGTCAACTCCATTGGAAGCAATCATCACGGCCATTGGGGATACACAATCACAGGACGAAGTCCTACTTCTACCTGCACCCCCAGAAAATGTGCCATTTGTGAGGAAGAGGAAGCCGCCAACGTACTTGAACGACTACACTGCGGAAAAGAAAAAGAGGCGAGTTCTTCCAGAGAACGTAGACCCGGAGAGACCAGCAGACCGTAGATTGCTTCGTACGTTCAAGAGGTGGTTGATTGGAGACATTCCCAATGCTCGACCTAGGAATGTGCACACCGGTGTTGGCGATGTGAAGTTCTTCACAGTTTTGTTTCTTAGGTCGGAGTGGCTTCACGATGAT CACATAGATGCCATATCACACTTGATGAGGAGGAGACGCCATCATTTTCCAGAGTTGTACCCTCGAC GCATTTGGAGCTGCCAGACTGGTGACAGAAGTACGTTCGAATGGCCAGATGCGGTGAAACCAGTACTATCTGGGTATGGAGAGCCGGTACATGCCAGGTTGGAAGGATTTGAACTTCATATACTTCTTCCTGTACTTCGATCATCAAAAACATTGGGTTCTTTGTTGAGGTAG
- the LOC133035424 gene encoding uncharacterized protein LOC133035424, which yields MWQIRVYDNDLSCTTDAQFDAIMLPWTELFPHLLRSTGYYDQVNNNILNVDLGDSSQLKSMHARRMPSEVVPQSKTSGDCGVYALEYIEHLMLNRSLDNITDDSMRMFRDRWCVDLFYQNLTW from the exons ATGTGGCAGATTCGGGTGTACGATAATGATTTATCATGCACCACCGACGCACAGTTTGATGCCATCATGCTACCTTGGACTGAGTTGTTTCCACATCTGCTGAGGTCTACTGGCTATTATGATCAAGTCAACAACAACATTCTGAATGTGGACTTAGGGGACAGTAGCCAACTCAAATCAATGCATGCTAGACGCATGCCAAGTGAGGTGGTTCCCCAAAGTAAAACAAG TGGTGATTGCGGGGTGTATGCACTTGAGTACATCGAACACCTCATGCTGAATCGGTCCTTGGACAACATTACAGACGATAGCATGAGAATGTTCAGAGATCGGTGGTGTGTAGACTTGTTTTATCAGAACTTAACTTggtga
- the LOC133035915 gene encoding uncharacterized protein LOC133035915 — MFQEYGIKMSYEKAWRCREKGLMYSRGTPAAAYSRLHRLLLRALERRIQVLLRTLSREDNEVQVLFRSFVASRRGFKFCLPVISIDGTFLKTRFGGTMLVAVAYDANNQLFLIAFAIVDSENHDSWKYFLQKLKEAIGEVENLVFVSDRHQSIEHAVEVIFPEACHCACYKHISMNVTHKFKTDVCNTQIWLAAYAWSKRECDRHLQVLRQMDPPIAAYVDNIGLEKWARPYCLGDRYNIMTNNAAESLNNVTEEFRAYPITTLVEFIRFTLQNWFANRLEKASKCVTPLATHFEEDLIKQHEDGRRRSVLRNGAQLFNVGRGADGSDFEKGGDVNLVERTCTCGMFQLLKIPCPHACAAALTQNVSVYALSSPYYTKETWKNTYDATINVVGEEDEWVLPEHMQNMRIGVPVEKKPVGRPRKSNAGRLRTNRFPSNGTKVKEPRKCSNCGALGHNKATCKARV, encoded by the coding sequence ATGTTTCAGGAGTATGGGATCAAGATGAGCTATGAGAAGGCTTGGAGGTGCCGAGAGAAGGGACTTATGTATTCGAGGGGTACGCCAGCAGCAGCTTATAGTCGGTTACACCGGTTACTTTTACGTGCTTTGGAACGAAGAATCCAGGTACTATTACGGACATTATCACGAGAGGATAACGAGGTTCAAGTCTTGTTTCGGTCCTTTGTTGCTTCTAGGAGGGGATTTAAGTTTTGTCTTCCTGTGATTAGTATCGACGGCACGTTCTTGAAGACAAGGTTTGGGGGCACAATGCTAGTTGCTGTAGCGTACGATGCAAATAACCAATTGTTTCTGATTGCCTTTGCAATTGTTGACAGCGAGAATCATGACTCTTGGAAGTATTTCTTGCAGAAGTTAAAGGAAGCGATTGGGGAGGTTGAAAACTTAGTGTTTGtatcggataggcatcaaagcattgaacatGCTGTCGAGGTTATTTTCCCCGAAGCATGCCACTGTGCATGCTACAAACATATTTCTATGAATGTCAcccacaagttcaagactgatGTATGTAACACGCAAATATGGTTGGCCgcttacgcatggtcgaagaGGGAATGTGATAGACATTTGCAGGTGCTCCGACAGATGGATCCTCCCATCGCTGCTTATGTTGACAATATAGGATTAGAAAAATGGGCTCGTCCTTATTGTCTAGGAGACAGGTACAACATCATGACAAACAACGCTGCAGAAAGCCTTAACAACGTGACTGAAGAATTCCGGGCATATCCAATAACTACTCTAGTTGAGTTCATAAGGTTCACACTACAAAATTGGTTTGCTAACCGTCTGGAGAAGGCAAGTAAGTGTGTTACCCCTTTGGCAACTCATTTTGAGGAAGATTTGATAAAGCAACACGAGGATGGTAGACGTAGAAGTGTCCTACGTAACGGTGCACAATTGTTTAATGTTGGAAGAGGTGCTGACGGTTCTGACTTTGAAAAAGGCGGAGATGTGAACTTAGTTGAGAGAACATGCACTTGCGGCATGTTCCAATTGTTGAAAATTCCTTGTCCCCATGCATGTGCCGCAGCGCTTACTCAGAATGTCAGTGTCTACGCTCTGTCATCTCCCTATTACACAAAGGAGACGTGGAAGAATACTTACGATGCAACAATTAATGTTGTGGGCGAGGAGGATGAATGGGTGCTTCCAGAACACATGCAGAACATGAGAATCGGTGTACCAGTGGAGAAGAAACctgtaggtcgtccaagaaaGAGCAATGCAGGAAGACTACGGACTAATCGATTTCCATCGAACGGTACCAAAGTCAAGGAACCACGCAAATGTTCAAACTGTGGCGCATTAGGACACAACAAAGCTACTTGCAAGGCCAGGGTTTGA